A genomic window from Agrobacterium larrymoorei includes:
- the argC gene encoding N-acetyl-gamma-glutamyl-phosphate reductase, producing the protein MAAKIFIDGEHGTTGLQIRTRLADRRDIELLSIPEAERRNASMREDMLNSADISILCLPDDASKEAVSMVSGNNKVRIIDTSTAFRIHPDWAYGFAEMDRDQAEKVRSARFVANPGCYPTGAIGLIRPLRAAGILLDGYPVSVNAVSGYTGGGKQMIAQMEDQSREDAISANNFLYGLTLKHKHVPEMKNHGLLDRAPLFSPSVGRFPQGMIVQVPLFAAQLKDGTTVETVHAALTQHYAGQDIVKVVPLEESKSVARIDAEELANQDIMKLYVFGNAEHINLVAVLDNLGKGASGAAVQNMELMLSA; encoded by the coding sequence ATGGCAGCGAAAATCTTCATCGATGGCGAACACGGCACTACGGGCTTGCAGATCCGCACGCGCCTGGCCGACCGCCGCGATATCGAGCTGCTGTCCATTCCCGAAGCCGAGCGCCGTAACGCGTCCATGCGCGAGGATATGCTCAACAGCGCCGATATCTCGATCCTCTGCCTGCCGGATGATGCGTCCAAGGAAGCTGTTTCCATGGTTTCCGGCAACAACAAGGTTCGGATCATCGATACCTCGACCGCTTTCCGTATCCACCCGGACTGGGCCTATGGCTTTGCCGAAATGGATAGGGATCAGGCTGAGAAGGTGCGCTCTGCCCGCTTCGTTGCCAATCCCGGCTGCTACCCTACCGGCGCCATCGGCCTCATCCGTCCCTTGCGTGCCGCAGGCATCCTGCTGGACGGCTATCCCGTCAGCGTCAACGCTGTTTCGGGCTATACCGGCGGCGGCAAGCAGATGATCGCGCAGATGGAAGATCAAAGCCGCGAGGATGCGATCAGCGCCAACAACTTCCTCTACGGTCTGACCCTGAAGCACAAGCACGTGCCGGAAATGAAGAACCACGGGCTTCTGGATCGCGCTCCGCTCTTTTCGCCATCGGTCGGTCGCTTCCCGCAGGGCATGATCGTTCAGGTTCCGCTGTTTGCCGCCCAACTCAAGGATGGTACGACTGTGGAAACGGTTCACGCCGCCCTTACCCAGCATTATGCCGGGCAGGACATCGTCAAGGTCGTGCCTTTGGAGGAGAGCAAGTCGGTCGCGCGTATCGATGCAGAAGAGCTCGCCAATCAGGATATTATGAAGCTCTACGTCTTCGGCAATGCAGAGCACATCAACCTCGTCGCGGTTCTCGATAATCTCGGCAAGGGTGCATCGGGTGCGGCTGTTCAGAACATGGAACTGATGCTGTCTGCATGA
- a CDS encoding aminoglycoside phosphotransferase family protein, with product MSESVVTSDIPDEIKRRWSISSAFFLADTASSIVHRVTLTDGGSSAILKRLKPRGMGERPGMTFLEWRQGQGAVRLLQKNDTECLLEDAGDLTLRTYRLEHGEDATNAIICEVLQKLHAPTAGSPGGLTTLDQHFRSLFVRAETESHERLREPLRYSAEIIRELLARQETVKPLHGDLHHDNIVTGGPRGWLAIDPQGLVGDPAYEVANIFGNPLNALPDILDPQRIKRLCEVFSETLNCSKEKILRYAIAHAGVSICWSLEDGDVLDENKNALERLAFLTVARGLLSDLSP from the coding sequence ATGAGCGAGAGCGTCGTCACGTCCGATATTCCGGATGAGATCAAAAGGCGGTGGAGCATTTCCTCCGCCTTTTTTCTTGCCGATACAGCGAGCAGCATCGTCCACCGTGTGACGTTGACGGATGGTGGGTCGTCAGCGATCTTGAAGCGATTGAAGCCGCGGGGAATGGGCGAGCGTCCCGGCATGACCTTCCTGGAGTGGCGGCAGGGCCAAGGTGCTGTGCGCCTTTTGCAGAAAAACGATACGGAATGCCTGCTGGAGGACGCGGGTGATCTGACACTTCGCACTTACCGTCTTGAGCATGGAGAGGACGCCACGAATGCGATCATCTGCGAGGTTCTCCAAAAGCTCCACGCGCCGACGGCAGGATCTCCCGGTGGGCTCACAACGTTGGACCAGCATTTCCGCTCTCTCTTTGTCCGCGCCGAGACGGAAAGCCATGAACGCCTGCGCGAGCCTCTGCGGTATAGTGCCGAGATAATTCGGGAACTGCTCGCTCGTCAGGAGACTGTAAAACCGCTTCATGGAGACCTGCATCACGACAACATCGTGACGGGCGGACCACGCGGTTGGCTGGCAATCGATCCCCAGGGGCTTGTCGGTGATCCAGCCTATGAGGTCGCGAATATCTTCGGCAATCCGCTGAATGCGCTGCCGGACATCCTCGATCCGCAACGGATCAAAAGGCTCTGTGAGGTTTTTTCAGAAACGCTCAACTGCTCGAAAGAAAAAATCCTGCGCTACGCCATTGCCCATGCGGGAGTATCGATCTGCTGGTCCCTTGAGGATGGTGATGTGCTGGATGAGAATAAGAACGCTTTGGAGCGCCTCGCCTTTCTCACCGTTGCGCGCGGCTTACTGAGCGATCTCAGTCCCTGA